One genomic segment of Solibacillus isronensis includes these proteins:
- a CDS encoding S8 family serine peptidase: MKKFKFTRFFSSILAFVMVLSLLVPFSTASAEESKPFKQDGQSESIIELKAAIAEQLSLSKDGPTLHESLQNISGNQEVAVIVHLSEKPVALEQGISQVKGKKFSNARANEVRSNIKAQQAKVKKELTAKQVQMTQGYTFDTVLNGFAATIKANDIPKLLSVEGITLIEPDATVYASEEITTKSLKSKKPSELIKDVPVEAQMNTSVSFLGIEKLWKEGIEGQGVKVAVLDTGIDADHPEFADIYKGGKNFIPNSSTYTKPRADDDASETLPSERPAGTPEFNANGSSFYTSHGTHVAGTIAAIGANEFGIKGIAPKVDLYAYRVLGAYGSGATSGIVKAIETAVLEEMDVINLSLGGGANSETDAGSFAINNAMMAGTIGVVATGNSGPNRGTMGTPATARLGIAVGNTTNPETMYNGEVNITVGDYNFTKQLPLMGTTFGKNLSTQLQGEFDLVAIPGNGEVKDFEGIDVDGKVALISRGSIAFVDKIANAKANGAVATIIHNFAGGSNAPNISGTFLGDSFEFLPTFDMSVTDGAAIRAALAGGTGKVSFGKFASTTTTGDDVNSSSSRGPSTPNFDIKPDVTAPGTNIMSTIPMYKSDFPDAVYDEAYARKTGTSMATPHIAGIVALVKQANPDWDAFDVKVALSNTAKVLDTAKYDVFSQGAGRVNAYAAAHPDILAYALDTAVLDGNGEIVENKKGTVTFGPQSLKDGNISVTKQVLVKDIKGNGGNYNVSVDVNKTFGDAAVTVDQPTFTLAGEQLLNITLTASQAVAPNGSEILGFIHINGGSTEASLPFAADFGSAAVTEIKDLNITETDLSFNGDGIKDSGVLSFTLTGDVTTNYIELWDIMNPEGGEYGDGYIGYLHSGTALGKGSYTLNVGGQYKPWGSAPATTIPDGLYTIDFTGLAATGVVSDYVGPIVVKTTKPEITGSEAEGVVSGQVTDKYIDYNEELYLYGLDYNLNDKLKASYVATVNGEVQAPVAFNLNQDGSFNFPVTAETNAVTVVITDAAGNVGEAIIFEKEVVEPVVTLSVNPTELDLTAGETAQLAVTETTTPAEGDATEEDVTSKAAYIVADENVATVVNGLVTAGAEGKTTITVSHGENEATVTVTVKAPVVEQPVVTLEVDQAQVETRVGKEVTVKITEVTTLNGETTEKDVTKLANYQVENGKIATVKEGTVKGKGQGTTSVTVTYGEHTLTFDVNVVKPGNGNGNGNGNGNGNGNGNGNGNGNGNGNGNGNGNGNGNGKGPKNNNEVTEYEI, from the coding sequence TTGAAAAAGTTTAAGTTTACGAGATTCTTTAGCAGTATTCTAGCTTTTGTTATGGTGCTCTCATTATTAGTTCCATTCTCGACTGCAAGTGCTGAAGAATCAAAACCATTCAAGCAGGATGGGCAAAGTGAAAGCATCATAGAGCTAAAAGCAGCGATTGCTGAACAGCTTAGCTTATCTAAAGATGGGCCAACCCTTCATGAAAGCCTGCAAAATATTTCAGGCAATCAAGAGGTTGCAGTCATCGTTCATTTATCAGAAAAACCGGTAGCATTGGAGCAAGGAATCAGCCAAGTTAAAGGCAAAAAGTTTTCTAATGCCCGCGCAAATGAAGTACGTTCAAATATAAAAGCACAACAGGCGAAGGTTAAAAAAGAATTAACTGCCAAACAGGTGCAAATGACACAAGGATACACTTTTGATACGGTACTAAACGGATTTGCCGCAACAATTAAAGCAAATGACATTCCAAAACTGCTTTCAGTAGAGGGAATCACTTTGATCGAACCGGATGCAACGGTATACGCATCAGAAGAGATTACAACAAAATCACTAAAATCAAAAAAACCTTCAGAACTTATTAAAGATGTGCCAGTGGAAGCACAAATGAATACAAGTGTTTCTTTCCTTGGTATCGAAAAGCTTTGGAAAGAAGGAATTGAAGGACAAGGGGTAAAAGTGGCAGTACTTGATACAGGTATTGATGCAGACCACCCTGAATTTGCTGACATTTATAAAGGCGGAAAAAACTTTATTCCTAACTCATCAACCTACACTAAACCTCGTGCAGATGACGATGCATCGGAAACATTACCTTCAGAGCGTCCGGCAGGAACACCTGAATTCAATGCTAACGGAAGCTCTTTCTATACTTCTCACGGTACGCATGTTGCCGGAACAATTGCGGCAATTGGCGCTAACGAATTCGGCATTAAAGGGATTGCTCCAAAAGTAGACCTTTATGCTTACCGCGTTCTTGGAGCATACGGAAGCGGTGCGACATCAGGTATTGTTAAAGCAATTGAAACAGCTGTTTTAGAAGAAATGGATGTTATTAACCTTTCACTTGGCGGAGGTGCTAACTCTGAAACAGATGCAGGATCATTCGCTATCAATAACGCAATGATGGCTGGAACAATCGGAGTCGTTGCAACAGGTAACTCAGGTCCAAACCGTGGAACAATGGGCACACCTGCAACTGCCCGCTTAGGGATTGCAGTCGGTAACACAACAAATCCGGAAACAATGTATAACGGAGAAGTGAACATTACAGTAGGCGACTATAACTTTACAAAACAGCTTCCTTTAATGGGAACAACTTTTGGTAAAAACTTATCAACACAGCTTCAAGGTGAATTTGATTTAGTTGCGATTCCTGGAAACGGAGAAGTGAAAGATTTTGAAGGAATTGATGTTGATGGTAAAGTGGCATTAATTTCACGCGGAAGTATCGCTTTTGTTGATAAAATTGCAAATGCAAAAGCAAATGGTGCAGTAGCTACAATTATCCATAACTTTGCCGGTGGATCGAATGCACCGAACATTTCAGGCACATTCCTTGGTGATTCATTTGAGTTCCTGCCAACATTTGATATGTCTGTAACGGACGGCGCTGCAATCCGTGCTGCATTGGCTGGTGGAACTGGAAAAGTAAGCTTTGGTAAATTTGCTTCAACTACAACAACTGGAGATGATGTAAACTCTTCCAGTTCACGTGGACCTTCAACACCAAACTTTGATATTAAACCGGACGTAACAGCGCCTGGAACAAATATTATGTCAACGATTCCTATGTATAAATCGGACTTCCCTGATGCAGTTTACGATGAAGCATATGCTCGTAAAACAGGAACATCTATGGCAACACCGCATATTGCTGGTATCGTAGCTTTAGTAAAACAGGCAAATCCTGATTGGGATGCGTTCGATGTAAAAGTGGCACTTTCAAATACAGCAAAAGTATTGGATACAGCAAAATATGATGTGTTCTCTCAAGGTGCTGGACGGGTAAATGCTTATGCGGCAGCTCACCCTGATATTCTTGCATATGCACTTGATACAGCAGTTTTAGACGGCAATGGTGAAATTGTAGAAAACAAAAAAGGGACGGTTACTTTTGGTCCTCAATCATTGAAAGACGGTAACATTTCTGTAACGAAACAAGTATTAGTAAAAGACATTAAAGGAAACGGCGGTAATTACAACGTATCCGTAGATGTGAATAAAACATTTGGCGATGCTGCTGTTACAGTGGATCAGCCAACATTTACTTTAGCTGGAGAGCAGCTTTTAAACATTACACTAACTGCTTCACAAGCTGTAGCACCAAACGGCTCTGAAATTTTAGGTTTTATCCACATTAATGGTGGATCTACAGAAGCGTCATTGCCATTCGCGGCTGATTTCGGCAGCGCAGCAGTAACTGAAATTAAAGATTTAAACATTACGGAAACAGACCTGTCATTTAACGGTGACGGTATTAAAGACTCTGGTGTACTTTCATTCACATTAACTGGTGATGTTACAACGAACTATATCGAGCTTTGGGATATTATGAATCCTGAAGGCGGAGAATATGGGGACGGCTACATCGGTTATCTGCATTCAGGTACCGCATTAGGTAAAGGCTCTTATACGCTGAATGTTGGCGGGCAGTATAAACCTTGGGGCAGTGCGCCTGCAACTACGATTCCGGATGGTCTATATACAATTGACTTTACTGGACTTGCAGCTACAGGAGTAGTTTCGGATTATGTAGGACCGATTGTTGTAAAAACGACAAAACCTGAAATTACAGGTTCAGAAGCTGAGGGTGTAGTATCAGGACAAGTAACTGATAAATACATCGACTACAATGAAGAATTGTATTTATACGGTTTAGACTACAACTTAAATGACAAATTAAAAGCTTCATATGTTGCGACTGTAAACGGAGAAGTACAAGCACCAGTTGCATTCAATTTAAATCAGGACGGCAGCTTCAATTTCCCGGTAACAGCAGAAACAAATGCTGTAACAGTAGTTATTACAGATGCTGCTGGTAATGTTGGAGAAGCGATTATCTTTGAAAAAGAAGTAGTAGAACCTGTTGTAACGCTTTCTGTAAATCCGACTGAACTGGACCTGACAGCTGGAGAAACTGCACAGCTTGCGGTTACAGAAACAACGACACCTGCTGAAGGTGATGCAACAGAAGAAGACGTAACTTCAAAAGCTGCTTATATTGTGGCAGATGAGAATGTTGCTACAGTTGTAAATGGTTTAGTAACTGCAGGAGCAGAAGGCAAAACGACAATTACTGTATCACATGGTGAAAATGAAGCTACAGTAACGGTTACAGTTAAAGCTCCTGTAGTGGAACAACCAGTTGTAACTCTGGAAGTCGACCAAGCTCAAGTTGAGACAAGAGTCGGTAAGGAAGTTACGGTTAAAATTACTGAAGTAACAACTTTAAATGGTGAAACAACAGAAAAAGATGTTACAAAACTTGCAAACTACCAAGTAGAAAACGGTAAGATTGCTACTGTAAAAGAAGGCACTGTAAAAGGAAAAGGCCAAGGTACTACTTCTGTTACAGTAACATATGGTGAACATACTCTTACGTTCGATGTCAATGTTGTAAAGCCTGGTAATGGCAATGGTAACGGCAATGGCAATGGCAACGGCAATGGCAATGGCAATGGCAATGGCAACGGCAACGGCAATGGCAACGGCAATGGCAATGGCAATGGCAACGGCAACGGCAAAGGTCCTAAAAATAATAATGAAGTTACAGAATATGAAATTTAA
- a CDS encoding OFA family MFS transporter yields the protein MGKFENKWMRAVIPALLIHCSIGTVYCWSLFKGDIASYIGKPVSEVEWAFSIAIFVLGMSAAFGGKFVEKDIHKSSLLAAIFFVAGMAATGFFIYQKSLIGIYISYGVVMGIGLGIGYLTPVKTLMLWFKEQKGLATGLAVAGFGLAKVIASPLMEKLLGNRNSEGILVNPTNIYTMFYILAVIYLVMMVVGHLILKKPAGHEEESIGMHSFSYREVLTNKTFIGIWLMFYINITCGLALISQEKGILAFIGFGAIGLVSSLTAIFNAGGRIAFSAWGDRLKDRNSIYKIIFISSISIILCTVVFDGINNSMAILIIALLCIVNAGYGGGFSSLPPLLSDRFGIDSISTVHGLALSAWAFAGLTGNQLSAIILEKTQSYDMVLYVIAALFTIATLISIFVVKPEKVNLENKEFNKKKEIVIG from the coding sequence GTGGGGAAGTTTGAAAACAAGTGGATGCGTGCGGTCATTCCAGCTTTATTGATTCACTGTAGTATTGGTACTGTTTATTGCTGGTCGTTGTTTAAGGGAGATATTGCCTCTTATATCGGAAAACCGGTCAGTGAAGTGGAATGGGCATTCAGTATCGCTATTTTTGTTCTTGGTATGTCTGCGGCTTTTGGAGGGAAATTTGTTGAAAAGGATATTCATAAGTCATCCTTGCTTGCGGCAATATTCTTTGTTGCAGGGATGGCAGCAACAGGTTTCTTTATTTATCAAAAATCATTGATCGGTATTTATATTTCTTATGGAGTTGTGATGGGGATTGGCCTTGGAATTGGCTATTTAACGCCTGTAAAAACACTGATGCTTTGGTTTAAAGAACAAAAGGGATTGGCAACGGGTCTTGCTGTTGCGGGCTTTGGCTTAGCAAAAGTTATTGCAAGTCCTTTAATGGAAAAGTTACTCGGTAATCGAAATAGTGAAGGGATTTTAGTAAACCCTACAAATATCTATACAATGTTTTATATTTTAGCAGTGATCTATTTAGTAATGATGGTTGTCGGACACTTAATTTTAAAGAAACCGGCTGGACATGAAGAAGAAAGTATTGGAATGCATAGCTTTAGTTATAGAGAAGTATTGACGAATAAAACGTTTATCGGTATTTGGCTAATGTTCTATATTAATATTACATGTGGGTTAGCCTTAATCTCACAAGAAAAAGGTATTTTAGCTTTCATTGGATTTGGAGCGATTGGTTTAGTTAGTTCGCTCACGGCAATTTTCAATGCAGGCGGGCGAATTGCATTTTCTGCATGGGGGGATCGTTTAAAAGATCGTAACTCCATTTATAAAATTATTTTTATTTCTTCTATTAGCATTATTTTATGTACCGTTGTATTTGATGGTATAAATAATTCTATGGCAATTCTTATCATTGCCTTACTTTGTATTGTAAATGCAGGTTACGGGGGAGGATTCTCATCTTTACCGCCGCTATTATCAGACCGATTTGGTATCGATAGTATTTCAACTGTGCATGGTTTAGCTTTATCTGCCTGGGCATTTGCAGGTTTGACGGGTAATCAGCTAAGTGCAATTATTCTGGAAAAGACACAATCTTATGACATGGTATTATACGTAATTGCAGCTTTGTTCACGATTGCGACTTTAATTAGTATCTTCGTTGTTAAGCCTGAAAAAGTGAACTTGGAAAATAAAGAGTTTAATAAGAAAAAAGAAATAGTAATCGGATAA
- a CDS encoding DUF4230 domain-containing protein — translation MSKKDEALTQIEQVLQELKKGEEESAATAVIGQRSGNTNISGAIFKVIFKLWGFKILLIALLLILFTFGGTWLFFGNTFKKESTVFVEQVQELAMLATAEAHMKVIIEQEDNKLFGNDISVNLPGTKRELLLIVPATVIAGVNLKEVTSDDIKINEDDKELEIALPRATFIQDPAIQMEDVKTFSDEGLFRGEVKWDEGFDLATEAQEKIKDEAIEIGLLESAEKSAEKVLAGFYRNLGYTVKITFK, via the coding sequence ATGAGTAAAAAAGATGAAGCATTAACACAAATTGAACAAGTATTGCAGGAGTTGAAAAAGGGTGAGGAAGAAAGTGCTGCCACCGCGGTTATAGGTCAACGCAGTGGAAACACCAATATTTCCGGAGCAATATTCAAGGTTATATTTAAACTTTGGGGATTTAAGATTTTATTAATTGCATTGCTTCTTATCCTTTTCACATTTGGGGGTACTTGGTTATTTTTCGGTAATACATTTAAAAAAGAAAGTACAGTATTTGTAGAACAGGTTCAAGAATTAGCAATGCTTGCAACAGCTGAAGCACATATGAAAGTAATCATTGAGCAAGAGGATAATAAGTTGTTTGGAAATGATATTTCAGTTAATTTACCAGGTACAAAAAGAGAGTTATTATTAATAGTCCCTGCTACAGTCATTGCCGGCGTTAATCTTAAAGAAGTGACATCGGATGATATTAAAATCAATGAAGATGACAAAGAGTTAGAGATCGCCCTGCCCCGAGCAACTTTTATACAGGATCCTGCTATTCAGATGGAAGATGTCAAAACTTTTTCAGATGAAGGGTTATTCCGTGGGGAAGTGAAATGGGATGAGGGATTTGACCTGGCAACGGAAGCGCAGGAAAAGATCAAAGATGAGGCCATTGAAATAGGTTTGTTGGAATCAGCAGAAAAAAGTGCCGAGAAAGTTCTCGCAGGTTTTTACAGAAATTTAGGCTATACTGTGAAAATAACATTTAAATAG
- a CDS encoding TVP38/TMEM64 family protein produces the protein MKKQSLFIRGTLFAAILTGLFFLLYKSGISVSDLSPQLILELAHNNLTIVILIMILLMFLQNLFTFIPLILVITINIALFGFWRGYFFSTFSSVIGSTSIFLSIRYFFANLFSSEKLKKYEQQINQNSFLFVLSGRILPFLPTNLINIVSGLSKMKISYFISATTIGNMIYGLVLASVSYGVVSVSQQYRQLFYVIIATVAIIVAIRFIKKQRTSSI, from the coding sequence ATGAAAAAACAATCGTTGTTTATACGAGGGACTCTATTTGCAGCAATTTTAACAGGTTTATTCTTTTTACTTTATAAAAGCGGTATTTCTGTTTCCGATCTGTCACCCCAGCTTATTTTAGAGCTTGCCCATAACAATCTAACTATCGTTATTTTAATAATGATATTATTAATGTTCCTGCAAAATCTATTTACATTTATCCCGTTAATTTTAGTCATCACGATTAATATTGCATTGTTTGGATTTTGGCGTGGTTATTTTTTTAGTACCTTCAGCAGTGTTATTGGAAGTACATCAATTTTCCTTTCCATTCGCTACTTTTTCGCTAATTTATTCTCTTCAGAAAAACTAAAAAAGTATGAGCAGCAAATAAATCAAAACAGCTTTCTATTTGTTCTGTCGGGGCGTATTTTGCCATTCCTTCCTACGAATTTAATTAATATCGTATCCGGCTTAAGCAAAATGAAAATATCGTATTTTATCTCAGCTACTACAATTGGAAACATGATTTATGGACTTGTATTAGCCTCTGTTTCTTATGGAGTTGTCTCTGTATCACAGCAATATCGGCAACTATTTTATGTGATTATTGCAACTGTCGCCATTATCGTTGCGATTCGATTCATTAAAAAGCAACGTACAAGCAGTATATAA
- a CDS encoding TetR/AcrR family transcriptional regulator, whose product MSVYTEKNRRTKELIQKSFMEMLEKKTFDSITVGDIAKTAKINRGTFYLHFIDKFDLLDQIELQLFEELGDYIDELQSKYSSTHSFEKGQEQLASALFNSIKMQAPLLKIFLSEHGRAGFHLRFRAAFSEKVRVNLEGNESFNANLNVSMEYFLAFITSAFLGLIEQWVQNNLDKTPEEMTALYINIISFIQRKNT is encoded by the coding sequence TTGAGCGTTTATACAGAAAAAAACCGAAGAACAAAAGAGCTTATTCAAAAATCATTTATGGAGATGCTGGAAAAGAAAACTTTCGATTCAATTACAGTAGGGGATATTGCGAAAACAGCCAAGATTAATCGTGGAACGTTTTATTTACACTTTATCGATAAGTTTGATTTGCTGGATCAGATTGAATTACAACTATTTGAAGAGCTAGGGGATTATATTGATGAATTGCAATCGAAGTATTCATCTACACATTCGTTTGAAAAAGGGCAGGAACAATTAGCTTCCGCATTATTTAATTCGATAAAAATGCAGGCACCACTTTTAAAAATCTTTTTAAGTGAACATGGCAGAGCGGGTTTTCATCTTCGGTTTAGAGCAGCCTTTTCAGAAAAGGTGCGAGTAAACCTGGAGGGAAATGAAAGCTTCAATGCAAATTTAAATGTCTCGATGGAATACTTTTTAGCCTTTATCACATCTGCTTTTTTAGGATTGATTGAACAATGGGTTCAAAATAATCTAGATAAGACCCCTGAAGAGATGACGGCATTATATATTAATATTATTTCCTTTATTCAAAGGAAGAATACTTAG
- a CDS encoding YhgE/Pip domain-containing protein: MRLFKEKLAWAAPIAVILIIALFSVNLFAQGNPQVKNLPVALIVNDEGQHVEMVLEAVEQMSKGVDGSEPVIAFTNEKEENIESLFADKTYYAALVIPEGYNDTLQNALTNNQAAKLQIYINQGFNMTGANFAKTALNSFVSGVNDQYSANFSAQLGTEKIDATQASILVNPIVAEEKIYNPITASTANGSAPTLLAVPAWVGALIGGFIVFLATSSIFKKELLTRKQTLGLIGGQVLFGIIIALFSGFTVATLAQIAGINMPSYFLVAFFVSFAAFCFYLLVSAITAWIGKPAITLFMVVMLLGMGVLMTPQEMLPSFFVNFIRPWVPIRFASEGLREIFYFGSGFYTGASFNTILGIGIAGLVIFLLSIFKPVKVKKQQN, from the coding sequence TTGAGATTATTTAAAGAAAAATTAGCATGGGCTGCTCCTATTGCTGTTATATTAATCATTGCACTATTTTCGGTAAACTTATTTGCACAAGGAAATCCGCAAGTAAAAAATCTGCCGGTTGCTCTTATTGTTAACGATGAGGGACAACACGTTGAGATGGTTCTCGAGGCTGTGGAACAAATGAGTAAAGGTGTAGACGGTTCAGAACCAGTTATAGCATTTACAAATGAGAAAGAAGAAAATATTGAATCACTATTTGCAGATAAAACGTATTATGCAGCACTTGTCATTCCTGAAGGTTACAATGACACACTACAAAATGCACTAACAAATAATCAAGCTGCCAAACTGCAAATATATATTAACCAAGGCTTTAATATGACAGGTGCAAACTTTGCAAAAACAGCTTTAAACAGCTTTGTATCTGGAGTGAACGACCAATATTCCGCAAACTTTTCAGCACAGCTTGGTACTGAAAAAATTGATGCAACGCAAGCTTCCATTTTAGTAAATCCAATTGTTGCTGAAGAAAAAATATACAATCCTATTACAGCTTCTACTGCAAACGGTAGTGCCCCAACTTTATTGGCAGTACCTGCATGGGTAGGTGCGTTAATCGGTGGATTCATTGTATTTTTAGCAACATCAAGCATCTTTAAGAAAGAGCTGTTAACACGTAAACAAACATTAGGCCTAATTGGCGGGCAAGTTTTATTCGGCATAATTATTGCCCTATTTTCAGGCTTCACTGTTGCAACACTTGCACAGATCGCAGGTATTAATATGCCAAGCTACTTCCTGGTGGCTTTCTTTGTATCATTTGCAGCATTCTGTTTCTATTTATTAGTATCGGCAATTACCGCATGGATTGGCAAACCAGCTATTACATTATTCATGGTTGTCATGCTTTTAGGTATGGGTGTTCTTATGACACCACAGGAAATGCTTCCAAGTTTCTTCGTAAACTTCATTCGTCCATGGGTACCAATTCGCTTTGCTTCTGAAGGTTTACGGGAAATTTTCTACTTCGGCAGCGGATTCTACACAGGCGCTTCCTTCAACACAATTTTAGGAATTGGTATTGCAGGGTTAGTAATTTTCTTACTTTCTATCTTCAAACCGGTAAAAGTAAAAAAACAACAGAACTAA
- a CDS encoding sigma-70 family RNA polymerase sigma factor, producing the protein MKIDEQNFIKYLQAGKEHALDYVIDHYLPLIKGVVLKILGPLDINESPKECCNDILLSIWKNAKKFHGDAADFKKWVCVIAKYKAIDYYRMEMKKKESPSLNIELTLAESIMYENSFLEEQEEIQVIISSLKPVDQKIFIMRYLLDFDTEEIARQLEMTKSAIDNRLYHGRKKLKKDLGGMPIEKSV; encoded by the coding sequence ATGAAGATTGATGAGCAAAATTTTATAAAATATCTTCAAGCCGGCAAAGAACATGCTCTTGATTACGTAATCGACCACTATCTTCCATTAATAAAAGGTGTTGTTTTAAAAATTTTAGGTCCGCTAGACATTAATGAAAGCCCAAAGGAATGCTGTAACGATATTCTATTATCTATTTGGAAAAATGCAAAAAAGTTCCATGGCGATGCAGCTGATTTTAAGAAATGGGTTTGCGTTATTGCTAAATATAAAGCAATCGATTATTACCGGATGGAAATGAAGAAAAAAGAAAGCCCTTCTTTGAACATAGAACTGACACTGGCCGAATCCATAATGTATGAAAACTCCTTCCTGGAAGAACAGGAGGAAATTCAGGTAATCATCTCTAGTTTAAAGCCCGTCGATCAGAAAATTTTTATAATGAGATACTTGTTAGACTTTGATACAGAAGAAATTGCTCGTCAGTTGGAGATGACAAAATCGGCAATAGATAACCGCCTTTACCATGGTCGAAAAAAACTAAAAAAAGATTTAGGGGGTATGCCCATTGAAAAATCTGTTTAA
- a CDS encoding DUF4179 domain-containing protein codes for MKNLFKHFNDIDIDVNEFEEADVTEFEKAQFKRDLKRQVSKTKNRKWMKGVAAVCLSLGIGTASLIGLSYTTFAHDIPIVNSIIKLFSTKDKIISGYEEFADQQHLVAESNGTTITVNESLFDSKKFLVGYYIETDRDLGEHPEIETTFKVDGREHALFHTEHIIEKVGPNKYAGLTTAILNLSNQLEQANFEFHISSLSNRDTKEMVQGSWDFEIDAKATENKVQIVEAPASKKADLGIKINEVIYTPISFIVNYTETQKNEMLKEKWDVISSDLNVKDNLGNTYTSRLTGGTGNGQGFMEYVFTYEKLHPDAKTLIFTPIFKLMEAEIDENGVKWVNPDSDLKMEIIELSDIIIKIPK; via the coding sequence TTGAAAAATCTGTTTAAACACTTTAATGATATTGACATTGATGTAAATGAATTTGAAGAAGCTGATGTAACAGAATTCGAAAAGGCTCAGTTTAAAAGAGACTTGAAAAGACAAGTATCCAAAACAAAAAACAGAAAGTGGATGAAAGGAGTTGCGGCTGTCTGCCTTTCGCTCGGTATCGGTACCGCATCACTTATAGGTCTGTCCTATACCACCTTTGCTCATGATATTCCGATAGTAAACAGTATTATCAAACTCTTCTCGACCAAGGACAAGATAATTTCAGGCTATGAGGAGTTTGCGGATCAGCAGCATCTTGTAGCAGAAAGCAATGGCACAACGATTACGGTAAATGAAAGCTTATTTGACAGTAAAAAGTTTTTAGTTGGCTATTATATCGAAACAGACAGAGATTTAGGTGAGCATCCGGAAATAGAAACTACATTTAAAGTGGATGGTCGTGAGCATGCCCTCTTTCATACAGAGCATATAATTGAAAAGGTCGGACCAAACAAATATGCCGGCTTAACAACAGCAATTCTGAACTTATCTAATCAATTGGAACAGGCGAATTTCGAATTCCACATTAGCAGTCTTTCCAATCGGGACACAAAAGAAATGGTTCAAGGTAGTTGGGATTTTGAAATAGATGCCAAAGCTACTGAGAATAAAGTTCAAATTGTGGAAGCACCTGCATCAAAAAAAGCTGATCTAGGTATTAAAATAAATGAAGTTATATACACACCGATCTCCTTTATCGTCAATTATACAGAAACGCAAAAAAATGAGATGTTAAAAGAGAAATGGGACGTTATTTCTTCCGATTTAAATGTAAAGGATAATTTAGGCAATACGTATACATCAAGGTTAACAGGCGGCACAGGAAACGGGCAGGGGTTTATGGAATATGTATTCACATATGAAAAACTACACCCGGATGCCAAAACTTTAATATTCACTCCCATATTCAAATTGATGGAGGCGGAAATCGATGAAAACGGCGTAAAATGGGTAAATCCTGATAGCGATTTAAAAATGGAAATAATCGAACTTAGTGATATTATTATTAAAATTCCTAAGTAA